The DNA sequence CAACTTATCGATGAAGagacgaagacgaagaagaagaacgaaacaacatcttcatcatcatcatcataattcaGAATAAGAAAGCAACGATTTTTTCATATGGCTTTGTCAAAACAGAACTTCACTGGTCTCGTCCTAGCTTTGGTTTCAAGTGCCTTCATTGGTGCTAGCTTCATCATCAAGAAGCAAGGTCTCAGAAGAGCTGCTGCTATTTCTGGTGTTAGGGCTGGTTCGTCAATTCCAATTTCTCatccttttctttttgttccctATCGATTTCtcaatttatttctttatttgtagGTGTTGGTGGCTATTCTTATCTATTGGAGCCACTCTGGTGGGTGGGGATGATTACAAGTAAGCTCccaatgtttgtttgattttatatttgttaGCTGGATTTTCTGTTACTTCACTGGATATTATTCTCCTCGTTATTGGTTTTGATTTGATTCAATGATCTTATTATGGCTTAATTGGATCAAAAGGGAAAGTTTGTATTAAATAAGTTAGGTTGAAGTCATTTCATTTTGCATTGGTCTCTGGATTCTGGATTTGATATAGTATTGAGTATTGGCTATTGATGGTTATTAGAATAGAGTCAGATTTAGCTGACTTCTTGCAGAATCTATTTCTTTGTGGTTTTTCTTTAGTGATTGTTGGAGAGATTGCAAATTTTGTTGCCTATGCATTTGCCCCAGCAGTTCTAGTTACCCCTCTTGGCGCATTGAGCATTATCGTGAGGTATTCGGCTTTACCTTTTCTTCTCTAGTTGGAGTGAAGACAATATTAACCTCTAACTTCGGCTTTACCTTTTGCATGGCGATGGCATCTGTTAGTGCTGTTTTGGCTCAGATTATCCTGAAAGAGAAGCTACACCCGATTGGGGTTTTGGGATGTATAATGTGCATTGCCGGTTCCATCATTATCGTGATTCATGCTCCTAGGGAGCAACCTATCAAATCTGTTCTGGAAATATGGAGTATGGCAACTCAACCAGGTTAGAATTgtgcttcctttctttctttcaaatcaTTATAGTTCCTTGATAACCAAGGTATTGTCCCTGCATGCAGCATTTCTGGTATATGTTGGATCGGTGGTTGTATTGGTATTCATTCTGGTCTTCCATTTCGCACCAAGATGTGGGCATACCAATGTGCTAGTTTATACTGGCATTTGTTCGTTAATGGGTTCCCTTTCTGTAAGTGAATTAACTTTTCTCTATCTTGTTAAATCAtctgttaaataaataaataaataattgatctAAACTTCAAAAGTTTGTTTACTCAACAATATTTTTTGCAAAACGCACATATGCCTGAGGAACATGgtttattattgaaaataattggCTTTTTGCTATTTGCTGGCATTATATGTGTAAGACCTGTGTTCTAATAGTGAATTTCATTAATGAAGCTTCAGCTTCCATGTAAGTTTCTGCGTTAAGTTATTTATAAGTACTACAATGTTTTAGAATTTCCTCCTCTTCCATCAGTTATGTGGTGAATTATTTCTAGTGGAATAACTTTTGATATTTATTGTGAAATGTTTTTTTGTATTGAGTGTGCCACACTGCAAAGATAAGATGTCTAGTCTTATATGAAATGGTTGTGATTTTGCAGGTGATGAGTGTTAAAGCCCTTGGAACTTCTTTGAAATTAACATTTGAAGGGAAAAACCAGTTAATCTATCCAGAGACATGGTTTTTCATGCTAGTTGTGGCTTTTTGTGTCATTATGCAGATGAATTATCTTAATAAGGTTTGTTAACTCGATTTCTCTTGAGATTAGCACTCGGGCCTCTATTCTTCTGCAAACATTTTTGAGATCATTTGTGATTGGTGTATAAATCTCTGTTTTTCTGTCAACATGCTCGGAAGTGATGGAATAGTggctgatttttgaaaattttctattTGATTTAGCAtgttagaaaaaaagaaaaaaaaaaaggcggTCCTGGCCCCAGTATTTAATATAATCCATATCTTTAAGTGTGACCAATGATTTATTTAGTGAATAGCAAATTTTTTCTACAACTTGTGAGTATCAATGTATCATTGACTATGTTATAAAACATGTGCGAAGTCTTGCATTGTCTACTCTTATAAGAACGATTCTCCATCGTTTGGGTTTGATTGTAAATATTATACAATAAAGCCGTATCTCACTTGGTGTAGTCGGCTATATAGATCAAATGATGCCAGAGCGCCCTGTAATAGATAATCATATTTGTCATAGATATTATGTTTttgagaaaagaaaacaaaaatgaagaaaaaaaggaaGTCATGTATAAAGTtaaaatgaaaatgatgtttgattgtttGTTAGATCAGTTATATTGATAAAACCTCTCAGTGACATAATAATCCATTAAATTCTGTGATGTTTATATTCATATATCTTGTTGAAAATGTTGTCTCAATTTTATTTAGTGGAACATGAATAATTGCCATACTTCATATTTGTTTTGTGAATTACACACAATTTTTGCAATTTGAAATCAACTATGCTTAACTAATGTAACGTAATTGTAACATTTCAGGCTCTTGACACCTTCAACACTGCAGTAGTTTCTCCTATATACTATGTCATGTTCACAACACTTACAATCCTAGCTAGTGTGATAATGTTCAAGGTATCATCAACTAATTTTGGCATTTAACGTAAAATGTTCTTCTTTTCTATGGAGTGCCTAATTAGCTTTCAAAATAATTCTCACAGGACTGGGATGGCCAAGGTGGTGGAACTATTGTTTCAGAAATATGTGGCTTTATCGTTGTGATTTCCGGCACGATATTGTTACATGCAACCAAGGACTTTGATagaaactcttcttttagaggtATGGTGAATTTGATCATGAGACCTAATTTGGGTACTATTATCGCGTTGGCCAGATTGCTGTCTAGGACCATAACTAATATTTTCTTGATTGCATACCTTGAACCAAATGCAGGTAGTCAACCTTCGTCGCCTACGTTATCTGTACGCCTTTTTAACGGAAATGGAGAATTATTACTTAAGGAAGATGAGGAAAACATATCTCCTGGTAGTATGTGTGCAAGAAGACAAGAATTGTACTAGATTGTTCAATGGTTTGATCCGCAAAAGGAAGTCCCAATTCGTTTAATCATTGAGGGAAGATAAACCCCCTTTGACCGGAGAGTCCAAAGGACTTGTCAAGTAGATGATACCAGAGAGGTAGCTGCATGTACTAATGAAACCATAGAATGATGGGGGATTTCAGAAGCAATGCAGGAATTTTTTCACTGAGATGAGAAGATGGTTGGGGTTCCAAACTTCCGTATTGTACATTGGTGTCTACATTTGCAGGTTTTCTTCTGGCAAACGGTTTTGCTCTCTTTTTTCAAAAAGTAGTGAATATTTCTGTAAGTAGTCACTGGCTTGAGACTAGTTCAAATATTGAACCTAGAAATTTGAGCAGGGAATAGAGATTATTAGTTTGTCAAAACCATCTGCATAGTgggtttgtttttcctttttcatatattattttttaatttttttgtttggctTAGCATAAGGATTTTCATTTGTGGCTTTGTAAGTATGATTAGTTCAAAGTTGTAAACAATATTCTTTTGATGCAGTGATAAACAGCTCGTTAATGTTTCTTAATGAATGAATATTATGGCATAAGTAGGTAGGTATGAAGCATAGGCtcatagtttgaattttgaacaTGTTTGAAGAAGCCAAGAAGGGAACCTTTCCTCTAAGAGGTTTGTTCCAATGTACCATACTACCATTCAATGCTAATTAGACACATCTCAAAGCAATTTCCATGGCCTTTCCTCACCTAAACCTTTTTGCCTGTCTCACTTCTCCACCAAGTACAATCTTCTCTTGAGAAAAGACAAATATCATGGCAAGAAGTTCATTAGTTTTGGTAATACTACTAGTAATTGCAaattacactttttttttctactCATCATTAAAtacttattaaataaaatatgtgttaatgaaataaattttatttttttatttattatattttatatcaatcattcaaatttataatttatggtttaaaatttaagatttaaaatttagtattattaaaaaaagtaaaaaggattggattttaataaacataaatataacaaaaataagaataactataataattcattattatataaaattacatgagattttttaattcttaaaagCAAAAATTAGTTTGACAAGTATCCAcggttaaaaaaaataatcttaatttcttaaaactaaaaaatacgaTCACAAAACTTCTTAAGACAGCTTCCAATTGGTATGTACAAAATTTGACGTAAGAAGAAagtcttctcttctcttttctttaaacccttttttaattattttattatcagcGAAGATTTTTTGTCGGTCATTTCTGCAGCGATTCGTGAAACTCAGCTCAACTCGGTGGAAACTCGGTGGTTGTTGTTGAATGGCGAAGCTTGAAGCGAAGCTCGGAATGATAGTTGACTCCGTTGGTAACTTCTTCTCCGGCAAAGACCAGCTTCCCTGGTGTGACCCTGACATCGTCGCTGTAAGCCTTTTGTTTTTCTCGATTCCATTTTCTTCATTCAGAATTGATATCAACTTGTGATTTCTTGTTATCTATTGGTCGTGATTTCAGTCTTGATGTTTAGGTCAAAATCAAGTAAGCGCTTGCaataggtttagggtttagggtttagatatAAATCAATCACATATCTTTTGTTACCTTAGTTAAGGAGGAGGAATTGCAGCTTCTATGAAACAATTCCCTGTTGTGATGGATCATTGTGTAATCAGTTAAAGCTATAGCTTGGAGCATGATATGTTTCGTTCACAAAAGAAATTGTTGATAACAATTGAAACCTCCTTGTCTTTTTATTGTTCCTTTGCTGCTTTTTATAACTCGAGTTTTTGTGCAGGGGTGTGAGAGAGAGGTTGCTGAGGCTGGGAAGCAATCTGATGAGTTCTTGCAGGAGTGTCTCTTGCGATTATCGTGGGCTCTTGTTCACTCCAAACGATCACAGGATGTACAACGTGGGATAGCAACGCTTGAAGGTGGCTCCGAATTTCCTTACCTTTTGAGTTTTAAACATAAGAGTGTATATTCTGCTTA is a window from the Arachis hypogaea cultivar Tifrunner chromosome 17, arahy.Tifrunner.gnm2.J5K5, whole genome shotgun sequence genome containing:
- the LOC112765483 gene encoding probable magnesium transporter NIPA3, whose translation is MALSKQNFTGLVLALVSSAFIGASFIIKKQGLRRAAAISGVRAGVGGYSYLLEPLWWVGMITMIVGEIANFVAYAFAPAVLVTPLGALSIIVSAVLAQIILKEKLHPIGVLGCIMCIAGSIIIVIHAPREQPIKSVLEIWSMATQPAFLVYVGSVVVLVFILVFHFAPRCGHTNVLVYTGICSLMGSLSVMSVKALGTSLKLTFEGKNQLIYPETWFFMLVVAFCVIMQMNYLNKALDTFNTAVVSPIYYVMFTTLTILASVIMFKDWDGQGGGTIVSEICGFIVVISGTILLHATKDFDRNSSFRGSQPSSPTLSVRLFNGNGELLLKEDEENISPGSMCARRQELY